Below is a window of Streptomyces qaidamensis DNA.
CGCCGGGGTCGAGGCCCACGAGGCGGGCGCTCTGCAGGTGTTCGGCGAGGTAGCGGTCGGCCTCGGCGTCGGTGAGCCGGATGCCGGATCTGCGGGCGACGTGAAGGTACGAGTCGACCTCGGCGCAGTGCACCCACATCAGCAGGGCGGGTTCGTCGACGCCGTAGCGCTCGCCCGTGTCCGGGTCGGTCGCCGTCAGCATGCGGTGGATCCTGCGGACGCGGGCACCGGCGCGCTCGGCGGCGTCGGTGGTGCCGTACGTCGTCGTTCCGACGAAGCTCGCGGTACGCATCAGCCGGCCCCAGGCGTCCCGACGGAAGTCGGAGTTCTGCGTGACCCCGCGGACCGCGCGCGGATGCAGGGCCTGGAGGTAGAGCGCCCGGACGCCCGCGATCCACATCACGGGGTCGCTGTGGAGCTGCCAGGTCACCGATTCGGGACCGAACAGCCCCGGGTCCGCGCCGGTCATGCGCCTCACCTCCGCCCGGCGCACACGATGGCACAGGTCGAACAGCAGGTCGAGAGGCCATCATTCGAACCACGCCCGTCCAATCGTTGAGATTTCACCTACCCGGTTGAGGGTTTGGTAAGGCTCCCCTTATATGCTGACGTCGCCGATCAAGCCCCGGACCGGGCCGCAGTTGCCTGCCCGAGACCTCCCGCACGACAGGATCCGACATGCGCACCACCTCTCGCGGCCTCATAGCGGCGCTCGCTCTCACCCCCGTGCTGACCGGCTGCTTCGCGCCCGGCGACAGCGACGCCGGGACGGCATCGGGCGGTCGGCTGCGGGTCGCGCTGGCCGTGCCGCCGGTACAGGCGCTGTCCCCGTACAGCAACGACGCCACCGTGCTGAGCAAGCTCTCCGTCGCCGAGGGCCTCACCGCCCTCGACAAGAACGGCACGGCCAAGCCCGCTCTGGCGAAGTCCTGGAAGCAGAACGGCGCCACCACCTGGACCTTCGAGCTGCGCAAGGCCGAGTTCCAGGACGGCACCGGGCTGACCGCCCAGGCCGTCGTCGACGCACTCGATCACGCGAGCGCGGCCAAGCCCAAGCCCCGCGTCCTGAGCGACGTGTCACTGACCGCCAAGGCCGACGACGCCGACACCGTCACCCTCACCACCAAGTCGCCCGACCCGGTGCTGCCATTGCGGCTGGCCAGCCCCGCGCTGGCGATCCTGTCGTCGAAGGCGTACGGGAAGGACGGCGCCGTGAGCCCCCTCGGCACCGGCACCGGTCCGTTCGAGATCACCCGGCTGAGCGGCAAGACCAAGGCCACCCTCGACCGCTTCGACGGCTACTGGGGCGGCAAGGCGAAGGCGCCCGGCATCGACGTCAGCTGGATCGCGGACGGGACGGCCCGCGCGAACGCCCTGCGCGGCGGCGAGACCGACATCGCCGAGTGGATCCCGACCGCCCAGGCGAAACTGCTCGACGCGAAGACCCGGCACGAGGTCTCCTCGGTGCGCACCGACAGTCTGGTCCTGAACACCGGCAGCGGCCTGTTCACCGACGCCGGTCTGCGCGCCGCCGCCCGCGAGGCCGTCGACGGCTCCGCGCTGGTCGACTCCGTCTTCGGCGGCTACGCCGACCCCGCGCAGGGCCTGTTCGGGCCCGCCGTCCCCTGGGCGGCCGGCAAGCGCGTCGAGGTGACGGGCCGCACCAAGGCCACGCCCGCCGCCGAGGTGAAGGCCGGCACCAAGGGCAGGACACTGCGGCTGGCCACCTACACCAACCGGGCCGAGTTTCCCGAGGCGGCGTCCGTGCTCCAGCAGCAGCTGGAGAAGGCCGGGTTCACCGTGAAGCAGGACGTGCGCGAGTACACCCAGATGGAGGCCGACCTGCTCGCCGGGAAGTACGACGCCCTCGTCTTCTCGCGGGTGACGCTCCTCGACACCGGTGACGCGGTCGACTACCTCGCCAGCGACTTCACCAGCGAGGGCGTCTACAACATCGCCGGCCTGAAGAACGCCGCGGTGGACAAGGCCATCCGGGCCGCCGCCGCAGAGCGGGACACCGAGAGCCGACGGGAGAAGATCATGCGCGCAGAGGCGGAGATCCTGCGCACCGACGCGGTGGTGCCGCTGGTCCACGAGCAGGTCCTGCAGGGCATCGCCGACGACGTCGAGGGCGTGATCCTCGACCCGCGCGAGCGGTCCCTGATCGACGTCGACACGCACCTGAAGTAACCCGCATGAGCCTCGCGCACGCCCCCGCCGCCCGCCCGTCCCCCTGGCCGGCGGCGGCCGGCCGTGTGCTCGCCGGTGGTGCACTGCTCGGCGCCGTGGCCCTGCTCCCCTGGCTGTCCGGAGCCGACCCGGCCCGGACGGTGCTGCGCGCGCGCTCGGCCGACCAGAACCCCACACCGGCGGAGCTGGCCGCCGTGCGCGGCCAGCTGGGTCTGGACGAGGGCCCCCTGGTCCACCTCACGCACTGGCTGGGCGGCCTGCCGCGCGGGGACGCGGGCGTCTCATGGGTCTCCGGCGCACCGGTCATGCCCCAGGTGGGGACGGCCCTGTCGGTCTCCCTGACGCTGATGCTGGGCGCGTTCGCGGTCACGTCGCTGGTCGCCGGCCTGGTGTGCGCCCGTACGGTCTTCCTCGGTTCGCGGCGCCGGCTGCGACAGGACCGGGCGGGCACCACCGCCGCCGTCCTGGCGTCGCTGCCGAAGTTCCTGCTGGCCTCGGTGCTGGCCACCGTGTGCGGGGTGTGGTGGGGATGGTTCCCGTCCAGCGGGTGGCAGGGGCCGCAGTCGATGCTGCTGCCCTCGCTCGCCCTCGGCATCCCGTCGGGCGCGATGCTCGGCGGCATGCTCGACCAGGCGCTGCCCGCCGCCTTCCACGAACCCTGGGCGCGCACGGCGTACGCCGTCGGGCTCCCGCCCGGCCGCATCGGCCGCAACGGGCTGCGCCGCACCCTGCCCGGCATACTGCCGCAGCTGCTGCCGACCGTCGTGGGCCTGGTCGGTGGTGCGGTCGCCGTGGAGAAGATCTTCAACATCCCCGGGCTCGGCCGGCTCGCCCTGGAAGCCGCCGTCGCGCAGGACCTCCCGGTGCTGCAGACGGCGACCCTGGCCCTGGTCCTGCTGGGCGTCGCCGCGGGCATGGCGATCCGCGCCCTGCGTCACACCCTCCTCGGCCGGCCCCTGCGCGACGGCGCGCTGCCCGCCCTGCACCGGCCCCCGCTCACCGTGCCGCGTTCCCTGGGCTGGATCACCGCGGCCAGTGCACTGCTCCTGCTCGCCCTCGTGACCGCGGGCCTCCTGCGCGACCCGCTCCAGGTCGACACGGCGGCACGGCTGCTGTCCCCGACGCTCGAACACCCACTGGGCACGGACGCTTTGGGCCGTGACCTCCTGGCCCGGCTGGGCCACGGGGCGCTGCGCACAGCCGGGGTCGCCCTCCTCGTGACGGCGGTCAGCGCCGTCGCCGGGCTGCTGCTGGGCATGGCACCGAGGGCGAGCGCGGGCCCGACGGAGGTCGTGTCCACCCTGCCCGCCGTCCTCGCGGGCCTGCTGATCGCGGGCGTGACCGGACCGTCCGTGTGGGGCGCGGCGTGCGCGGTCTGCGTGGTCGCCTGGGGTCCGTACGCCGCCCAGACCGCAGCTCTGCTCGAACAGGAACGCGCGAGCGGCCACATCGCCGCGTCCGTCGCGCTCGGCGCGGGGCGGCTGCACCTGCTGCGCCGCCACCTGCTCCCCTCGGTGGTCCCGGCCCTCCTGCGCAACGCCCTGCTCCGGCTACCCACGACCGTCCTGGTCCTGGCCTCCCTCGGCTTCCTGGGCCTGGGCGAACAGCCGCCCACCCCCGAGTGGGGCCGCCTGCTCTCGGAGAACCAGCCGTACGCCGAACTGGCCCCCTGGACCGTGCTTGGCCCGGCCGCCGCGCTCGTGGTGCTGTCCGTGCTGGCGGTGACGGGCAGCGTCCTGGGACGAAGGAAGGGCGCATAGCGAACGCCCCGGCCGGTGGACGTCACCGGCCGGGGCGTTCGCTCCTCGCTGTCAGGCGGAGTGCGTCCCGTGGGTCACGTATCCGCGCCGCTTGTCCACGACGTTGCGCAGGGGGCGGCCCTCGGCGTGCCGGGTGAGGTTGTCGAGGAACACCTCGACGAGCGCCTCCCGCTCGTTGGTGGTCTCCCCCGCTGTGTGCGGGGAGACCATCACGCCGGGCATGTCCCACAACGGTGATTCCACCGGCAGCGGTTCCTGGCCGAAGACGTCCAGGGCGGCGCCGGCGAGCCGTCCGGCGGCGAGGTGGTCAATGAGTGCCTCCTCGTCGACCAGGCCGCCCCGGCCGACGTTGATCAGTCGCGCCCCCGGCTTCATCGCGGCCAGCACGGGGGCGTCGACCATGCCCCGGGTGTCCTGGGTGAGGGGTGCGGCCAGGACGACGTAGTCCGACTTCGCCAGGGCCGCGGGGACGGTGGCCGAACCGTGGACCGTGCCGAAGTCGGGGTCGTCCGTGCGGGCCGTGCGACCGGCTCCGCACACGCGCATCCCGACGGCGCGCAACAGCCGGGCGATGGCCCGGCCGATGGGACCCGTCCCCCACACCAGCACGGTGCGTCCGGTGATGCCGTCGCTGGGGCGCGGACGCCACTCGCGGCGCCGCTGGTGCTCCCAGGTGCCGGGGAAGTCCTTGGCGAGGGCGAGGATCAGTCCGAGGACGTACTCGGCGGCGGGCTGGTCGTAGACACCGCGCGCGTTGGTGAGCATGACGCCGGGATCCTCGACCAGGGCGGGGAAGAGGAAGGAGTCCACGCCCGCGGAGGACGCGTGGACCCAGCGGGGCGCCTTCTCCGGGTTGTCGGGCCAGGCTTCGCGGATGGCGGGGGTGATGGTGACCCACGCCATGAGGATGTCCGCGCCGGGGAGGAGGTAGGGCAGTTCCTCCTCGGTGGCGTAGACGGTGTCCGCGAGGCGTTCGATGAGGGCGGTGGCGGGGGGCCGGTTGCCGCGGTAGAGGACGACGAGGCGGTCGGGCATGTCAGGCTCCGACGGGGACGGCGATGTACTTGTACTCGAGGAACTCGTCGATGCCGACACGGCCGCCTTCGCGACCCAGGCCGGACTGCTTGACGCCGCCGAAGGGGGCGGCGGGGTTGGAGACGAGGCCGGTGTTGAGGCCGATCATGCCGCTTTCGAGGCGTTCGGCGACGCGCAGGGCACGGTCGAGGTTCTGGGTGAACAGGTAGGAGGCTAGGCCGAATTCGGTGTCGTTGGCGGCGGCGACGGCCTCCTCCTCGGTCTCGAAGGTACGGATCGCGGCGACCGGGCCGAAGATCTCCGTGTCGATGATCTCCGACTCGGGGGCGATGCCGGTCAGGACGGTGGGCGGGTAGAAGCAGCCGGGGCCTTCGAGCAGTTCACCGCCGGTCAGGACGGTGGCGCCGCGCTTGACCGCGTCCTGGACGAGGTCGTGGGCCTTGCTGCGGCCGGCGGCGTCGATGAGGGGGCCGACGTCGGTGCCGGGTTCGGTGCCGTCGCCGACGGTGAGGGCGGCCATGCGGGCGGCCAGGCGGGCGGCGAACTCCTCGGCGACGGAGGTGTGGACGAAGATGCGGTTGGCGGCGCAGCAGGACTCGCCCATGTTGCGCATCTTGGCGACCATGGTGCCTTCGACGGCCACGTCGAGGTCGGCGTCGTCGAAGACGATGAGGGGGGCGTTGCCGCCCAGTTCCATGGAGGTGCGGATGACCGTATCGGCGCACTGCGCCAGCAGGATACGGCCGACCTGGGTGGAGCCGGTGAAGGAGAGTTTGCGGATCTGCCCGCCGCGCAGGAGGGGCTCGATGACGCCGGGGGCGTCGGTGGTGGTGACGATGTTGAGGACACCGTCGGGCAGGCCGGCTTCCTTCAGGATCGCGGCCAGCGCGAGGCTGGTCAGGGGGGTCTGGGGGGCGGGCTTGAGGACGATGGTGCAGCCCGCGGCGATGGCCGGGCCGATCTTGCGGGTGCCCATCGCCAGGGGGAAGTTCCACGGGGTGACGAGCAGGCAGGGCCCGACGGGCTGACGGGAGACCAGAAGCCGGTTCCTGCCGTCCGGCGCGGTCGTCAACCCGCCCTCGATACGGACGGCTTCCTCGGAGAACCAGCGGAAGAACTCGGCGCCGTAAGCGACCTCGGCACGCGCCTCGGCCAGGGGCTTGCCCATCTCCAGCGTCATCAGCAGCGCGAGACCTTCGGTGCGCGCGATGATGAGGTCGTAGGCGCGGCGCAGGATCTCGCTGCGCACCCGGGGCGCGGTGGCGGCCCAGGCGGCCTGCGCGGCGACCGCCGCATCGACGGCGCGCTGCCCGTCGGCCGGAGAGGCGTCGGCCACCCGGCACAACTCCTCACCGGTGGCCGGATTGTCGACCGACAGGGTCCGGCCGGACTCCGCGTCCTGCCAGCCACCGCCGATGAACAACTGCTTGGGAACATCACGGACGACAGTCATCGTGGGTATCTCCTTGTAAGCGTGAGAGGTGCTGCCGACCGGTCAGCGGATGCGGTCCAGCGTCTTGTAGTAGGCGCCGGCGAAGGGCAGGAACCAGGCGGTGCCGTTGTAGAGGGGGATGCGGGGCGGGGCGATGTCGCGGACGGGGCTGACCTCGGGGTGACCGTCCATCACCTCGGCCATGACCTGGCCCATGTGCGTGGCCATCTGCACGCCGTGGCCCGCGTACCCCATGGAGTAGTAGACGCCGTCCTGGGTCTGCCCGGCGTGCACGATCCGGTCCATCGCGAAGCCGACGGAACCGCCCCACACGTACTCGACCTTCGTCCGGGAGAGCTGGGGGAAGATCTCACACATCTCCCGGAAGAGGACGGCTCCGCTCTTCTTGTCCGAGGTGGGGTCGGACGGTGCGAAGCGGGCGCGGCCACCGAACAGCAGCCGGTTGTCCGGGGTGAGCCGGAAGTAGTGGCAGACCTGGTTGGAGTCGACGATGAGGCGGGCCTTGGGGATGATGTCCCGGGCGAGCTGCTCGCCGAGCGGCTCGGTCACGATGATGAAGCTGCCCAGGCAGACCTGCTGGCGGCGCAGCCAGGGGAAGTTCTTGTCGGTGTAGGCGTCGGTGGCCATCATGACCTGCCCGGCGCGGATGACACCGCGCTCGGTGCTGACCTCGAAACGGCCGGCGGCGGTACGCCGCACGCCGATCGCCGCGTTGCGCTCGTGGATCTGCACGCCGGTGCGCTCGCACGCCTCGGCCATGCCGCGTACGAAGCGACCGACGTGCAGTGCGGCACTGAGCGGGTCGAGCAGGCCGCCGTGGTAGGCGTCGGAGCCGATTTCGGACCGCAGCTCGGCCTTGCTGATCAGTGTGGTCTCGTGTCCGAAGTACTGGGCCAGATCGCGCTGTTGGGCCTTCTTGCTCTCGAAGTGGGCGGGGCGGGAGGCGACGCCCAGGCGACCGACGCGGCGGAACTGGCAGTCGATGGACTCCTCGTTCACGAGCCGCTCGACGGTGTCCACGGCCTCGCCGTAGGAGTTGTAGATCTCGCGGGCCCGGTCGAGTCCGTACCGGCGGATGGCCTGGCGTACGCCGATGGTGAAGCCGAGGTTGGCCATGCCGCCGTTGCGTGCGGAGGCACCGGAGCCGATCTGGCCCTTCTCGACGAGGGTGACGCGGGCGCCCTTGCGCGCGGAGTGCAGAGCGGTGGACAGACCCGTCAGGCCGGCGCCGACGACCACCACGTCGGCGTCCTCGGTCAGTGGCTTGCCGGACCGGTCGGGGAACGCCCCGGCGGTTTCTGTCCAGTATGGAATCGTCTTCATTTCGGGTCCTCTGCGGGGGAGTTTTCGAAAGGGGGGCCCGCGGCCGGGCACCACCAGGGGGCCCGGCCTACGGCGCTGACGGCGGTTGCGCGGCCCGTGCCGGCGCGTGGCTCAGCTGAGGGGTTCGACGGGCAGGACGCCGCCTTGGGTGTTGCGGTGGCCGCCGAGTTTGCGGACGAGGGCGACCAGGGCGAGGGCGAGGATGGCCAGGGCGATGAGGACGGCGCTGACGGCGGTGACGGTCGGGTCGACGTCGAACTGGAGGGCGTTGAAGACCAGGACCGGCAGGGTGCGGGTGTCGGGGGTGGACAGGAACTGGGCGATGAAGAACTCGTCGAAGCTGGTGATGAAGGAGAACACCGCTGCGGCGATGAGGCCCGGGGTCGCCAGGGGGAAGGTGATGCGGCGGGCGATGGTGATGCGGCTGGCGCCCATGCTGGCGGCGGCGTCTTCGAGGCGTTCGTCGATGCCGCGCAGGGTGGAGATCATGATGAGGATCGCGATGGGTGCGGCGAGCACGGTGTGGCCGAGGGCGATGGCCAGGGGGCTGCCGAGCATGCCGGCCGGTTCGAAGAACAGGAACAGGCCGAGCGCGATGACCACTTGGGGGATGAGCATGGGGGCCAGGACCAGTCCGTAGACGGCCGCGTGCAGGGGGAGACGGCCGCGCGCCAGTGCGGTGGCCGCGGTCACGCCCAGGATGAGGGAGAACACGGTGGTCAGGGCGGCGACCAGGCTGGACAGGGCGATGGAGGTGGCCCAGTTCCCGCCGGGCGCGGCCATCTGCTCATACCAGCGGGTGCTGTACTCCTTGGGCGGGAAGGTGCCGATACCGTCCGCGCCGAAGGACGTGACCAGGATGATCACGATGGGCATGGCCAGGAACAGCAGGATCGCGGTGGCGCTCAGGGCGCGGCCGATGTGTCCGGCCCGGGTGGGAGGCAGTTCCATCATGAGCTGCTCCTTCGCTCGTGGGTCTTCTTGCGGCGGAGCTTGGCCAGGCCCAGCACGCCGAGTCCGGCGAAGGTGAGCAGGAGCAGGATGACGCCGAAGGCGGCGGCGGAGTTCCACTGGTCCTGCTTCATCACCTGCTGGTCGATCAGGGCCGCGACGACGGTCTGCTTGTCACCGCCCATCAACGCGGGGGTGATGTAGTAGCCCAGGCACAGGATGAAGCTGAGCAGACCCGCGGTGCCGATCCCCGGCGCGACCAGCGGCAGGTAGATCCGGCGGAAGACCGTCATCCGGGAGGCGCCGAACCCGGCCGCCGCGGCCAGCAGCCGGCCGTCGACACCTCGCATCACGCCCTGTAGCACCAGGACGGTGTAGGGGAGCATGACGGAGGTGGTGCCGATCACGACACCGGTCTCGTTGTAGAGCAGCGAGTAGGGTGCGCCGGGTGCGTGCAGGGAGGTCAACAGGCTGTTGATCAGGCCGTGTTCGCCGAGCATGATGATCCAGCCGTAGGTGCGCACCAGGGCACTGATGAAGTGCGGCACCACCACGATCAGCATCGCAAGGGCGGCGAAGACCGGCCGCATGCGGGCGATGGCATGCGCCAGGACGAAACCGACCAGCAGGCTCAGCACCGCGGTCTCCGCGGAGATCCTCAGCGTGGAGAGCAGCACGGACAGGTTCACGCCGCTGAGGGCGTCGGTGTACCAGTGCAGGGTGAAGCCGCCGCTGTCGCCCTTGAGGCTGAGGGAGAGGACCCCGATGATCGGGTAGACGAACAGCAGCAGCAGGAACACCGTGACGGGGACGGCGTTGACCAGGGCGATGCGGGAGCGGTGTCCGCGCATCGCGGATGTTTTCACGCGCACCTTGCCGGGTGCGACAGCGGTGCCGGCCACAGGTTCACCCCCCGTCCGTCGCGTCGAAGACACTGACGTCCTCGGGGTCGGCGGTGACGCAGACCCGCTCCCCGACGCGCGGCGGAATCGCGGCGGTCTCGATCCGCAGCGGCGCCGTCCCGGGCGAAGCACCGTCCGGGCGGACGGTGATCCGGGTGAGCGAGCCGACGTAGACGGCCGTCTCGACCGTGCCGGTACAGCAGCTTTCCTCGGCGCCGGCCAGGCGCAGCTTGCCCGGCCGCACCGCGGCCCGCACCCGCTGCCCCGGCGGCCAGGCATGCGCGCGGGCCTTGAGCAGGCCACCGGAGTCCAGCCGCACCGGGGTGCAGCCGTCCGCCGTCGACTCCTCGACCGTGCCCGACAGGAAGTTCGCCGCGCCCAGGAAGTCGGCCACGAACGGGGTGCGGGGGCGTTCGAACAGGCCGCGCGGGGTGTCGAACTGCTCGATACACCCGTCCTTCATGATGGCGATCCGGTCCGACAGGACCAGCGCCTCCTCCTGATCATGCGTCACGTAGATGACGGTCAGGCCGAGTTCACGCTGGATGGTCTTGATCTCGGTCTGCATCTGGTCACGCAGCTTCTTGTCCAGCGCGCCCAGCGGCTCGTCCATCAGCACGATCGGCGGGCGGTAGACCAGGACCCGGCACAGGGCGACGCGCTGCTGCTGGCCGCCGGACAGTTCACGCGGTTTGCGGCCGGCGAACTTCGACAGGCCGGCCGCCTCCAGGGTCTCCCCCACCCGGCGGCGGATCTCCGCCTTCGACACACCGCGCAGTTGCAGCGGGAAGGCGACGTTCTCCTCGACCGTCATGTGAGGGAAGAGCAGGTACTGCTGGAAGACGAAACCGAAGTCACGCTTGCCGGGGTTGAGCTTGGTGATGTCGCGGCCGTCAACCTCGATGGTGCCGGAGTCGGGCTCGGTGAACCCGGCCAGCATCATCAGCGTGGTCGTCTTGCCCGACCCGGAAGAGCCGAGGAAGGTGACGAACTCACCTGCCGCGATCTCCATGTCCACACCGTCGACCACCGTCGTCCCGCTGTAGGACTTCCGCAACCCCGCCACCGACAGAGACTTGCCGGTCGGTGCGTTGGACGCCGGGGCCAGGGCCGAGGCGAGGAGCTTGATCCGCTCAGGCATCGGCCCACTCCCGCCAGCGCTTGGTGACCGCCTCAAGATTCTCGTCCCACCAGGCCACGTCGGTGTCGAACCCGCTCTTCAGGTTCTCGGGCGAGGTCGGCAGCGTGGCGAGGACGTCGTCCGACAGCAGCTTGGTGGCAGCCGGGACGACCGGGCCCTGCGGGAAGACCTTGGCGAAGGCCGCCTGCACCTCAGGACGCAGGGAGAAGTCGATCAGTTTGTAGGCGGCGTCCGTGTTGTCCGCGCCCTTGGGGATGCCCCAGCCGTTGGTGAGCCGCCGGGCGCCGTTCCACTGGTAGGCGATCGGCTGGCCCTGCTTGATCAGCTCGTCCGCGCGGCCACTCCACAGGCTGGTCATGACGACCTCCTTGCGGCCCAGCAGCACTGCGGGAAGGGCGCCGGTGTTCCAGAACTTCTTCACCTCACCGCGGATCCGCGACATCGAGGCGAACGCCCGGTCCAGGTCGAGCGGGTACAGCTTGTCCAGCGGCACACCGTCGGCCAGCAGCGCGAACTCCAGCTCAGGGTAGTCCGCTTCAGCACTCTGCAGGGAGCGCTGACCGGCGAAGGAGTGGGTGTTCCAGAAGTCGGCCCAGCCCTTGGGCGCGCGCTTCAGGCTGTCCGTGCGGTAGGCCATCAGGCTCGCCCAGACGTTCTTGCCGACCGCGTGCTCCGGCAGGTTGTGTTCGGCGATACCGGCGCCCTTGACGTTCTTCAGCCGGTCGTGGTCGACCGCCTCCAGACACTCCAGGCGGGCCATCTTCTGGAAGATCAGCAGGGTGTTGTCCATCAGGTCGACCTGCGGACGGCCCTGCCTGACCTGGGCGATGATCTGCGCGGACTGGTAGTTGACCGTGGTGACCTGGATGCCGGTCTCCTTGGTGAACGGCTCGTAGACCGCTTTGGTGAGCGCGTCGTTGTAGGCGCCACCGCTGTTGCTGACGACGAGCCCCTTCTTGCTGCCACCGCCCGAGGAGCCGCGGCTCTCGCCGCTGCCCATGAGGGTGCCGCATCCTGTCACTGCCGTGGCGGCGGCCAGTGCGCCTGCGGTGCGGAGTACGGTTCTGCGTCCTATCCGGTTGTCTTCCATGGCAGAGCCTCCTGGAGATCGCTGGGGGTACGGGGGATCCGTGATGCGGGGACGTGCGGATCCCGTACGGGGGGGAGTTCAGATGCCGAGCATGCGGTTGAGCTCGTCCAGGGACTTGACCGGCAGGTAGTCGTAGCCGTGGGTCACGGGGTCGTAGCCGCGGTCCAGGAGGATGAGGTTGCGAAAGCCCATGTCGTGCATCGGCATCAGGTCGTAGCGGGTGTGCGAGGAGACGTGCACGAAGTCCTCGGGGGACGCGTCGAGCTGGTCGAGCATGTACTCGAAGGCGGCGTAGCGGGGCTTGTAGTAGCCGGCCTGCTCAGCGGTGTACACCGCGTGGAAGTCCGCGCCGAGCCGGGGCACGCTCTCCTGAAGGAAGGAGTCGTCCGCGTTGGACAGGATGACCAGCTTGTAGTTCTCGCCCATCGTCTTCAGCGGCTCCGGCACATCAGCGTGCGGGCCCCAGCTGCGCACGCCGTCCGCGAACCGCCGGCCCGCCTCCGGGGCGGCCTTGATGCCCCACTTGCGGCAGACCCGCTCGAAGGAGTCCTGCAGCACCTGCTCGTAGGCGTAGTACTCGCCGCGGACCTGGTCGTAGCGGTAACCGCGGAATTCCCGCACGAACTGGTCCCACTGCTCGGCGGGGATCTGGTCGCCGACCAGCTCACGCGTGATGGGGGTGATCGGGTACTCGATCAACGTGCCGTAGCAGTCGAAGGAGACGTACTTCGGCCGGAACGAGGGCTCGCTCATGAAGGGCTCCACATGGGTTCTAGGAGAGTGCGGTCGAGGGGGACGGAAGTCGGCCCTGTGCGTGTTCAGACGGCACAGGCCGGTGCGAGGAAGCCGACGGGGTGCTCCGTCGTGCCGTCGAGTGCCAGGTCGGCGGCGATCTCGCCCATGGCGGGCGAGAGTTTGAAGCCGCTGCCGGAGAATCCGGCCATGACGACGATGTCGTCCTCGCCGGGGAGATGACCGACGAGCGGGTTCCCGGAGGCGGTGTAGCCCTCCATGTAGACCGACAGCCGGATGGGGTCGGGGTTCAGGTCGGGCATCAGCTCGCCGATGAGCTCGCGGAAGGTGCCGAGTTCCTCGGGGCGGACCGTGCGGTCGAGCCGCTCGGGGTCGGGGACGGGCAGATAGCGGGCCAAGGAGAGGCCCAGCTTGACGGAGATGCCGTCGGGCGACGGGAGACCGTAGCAGTCGTGGGGTGTGCTGCGGACGAAGGCGGGGGCGCCGCCCGCGAACCAGTCGTGGCGGGTGGGGATGTGCCAGGAGCTGACCAGCCGGCGGATGTCGACGGCCCGCGGTAGATCCGGGAGCAGGGTGTTGACCCAGGGGCCCACGGTCACCACGGCGGCGTCCACGTGGTCCGTGCCGTGGTCGGTGACGATGTGCACCCCGCCGCCCGCCGCGGGGGCGATCTCCCGCACCGGGGTGTAGCGGCGCAGCCGTGCGCCCAGTTGCTCGGCGCGGGCGGCGGCGGCCTGGACCGACGCCTCGGGCCTGATGATGGAGCCCATCCGGTCGAGTACGGCCGTGTGCCCGTCCGGGAGGCGGTGCTGCGGGTAGCGACGGGCGAGTTCCTCCCGGTCCAGCACCTCGTGGTCCAGCTTGTGGGCGGTGCTGGCGGAGAGGAGGAGGCGCATGGACGGGGCCTCGGTCTCGCCCATCACCAGGCATCCGCTGCGGCGGCGCAGCGAGAAGCCGCTCTCGCGCTGGAGCCGGTCCCACATCCGGT
It encodes the following:
- the solA gene encoding N-methyl-L-tryptophan oxidase, producing MRRTPKRVAVIGAGSMGSQTMWRLAARGAEVIGYDRYAPGHDRGAAGGETRIFRAVHLGDPGYIPLLGLADRMWDRLQRESGFSLRRRSGCLVMGETEAPSMRLLLSASTAHKLDHEVLDREELARRYPQHRLPDGHTAVLDRMGSIIRPEASVQAAAARAEQLGARLRRYTPVREIAPAAGGGVHIVTDHGTDHVDAAVVTVGPWVNTLLPDLPRAVDIRRLVSSWHIPTRHDWFAGGAPAFVRSTPHDCYGLPSPDGISVKLGLSLARYLPVPDPERLDRTVRPEELGTFRELIGELMPDLNPDPIRLSVYMEGYTASGNPLVGHLPGEDDIVVMAGFSGSGFKLSPAMGEIAADLALDGTTEHPVGFLAPACAV